ACTTCGAGTAGCCCTAGCTCCGTGGTTGCTCTCGGTGCTGGATTCTTAACCAGTGCTGCAGTATTCATTTTGGCACTTACTATGCTGCCAGCAGCTGCGGTTGTTGCGGGAGCTATTGCCTTTGTCGCATTAGCGTTGCTCCCGTTTGTTCTTGCAGGCTACGGACTGGCACGACTCATACAGGCGAATCCGGCGGCTCAAACTGAGACGATCGGTAATTGATTCCCGTCAATAAATGCTCATGTTGTGTGAGTGGCCCTCTCAGTCTCGGCTTCGCGGACAGAATTATCCGGAGATGGCTGAAATGACCTAGAGAACCTCTAACGGAGTTAGCTAACCACCTTGGCTTGAAATGATTGAGACAGTGTTGTTAAAAATTTGAGCTCGATACGAATCACAGTAGTTCGAGGCGAACGCCCACCGACTTCAGTCGTGTGGAGGGATTCAATCAAGAAGGATTTGGATCCCTTCAATTCCGTAGTATGTTGCTGCCGTTAACCCAACTGTCCAGATTGCAATCGAGATCGTCATCCAGACTGCTACGGCTCGTTTTGCTGACCCAATTGCAAGCGCAATAAGAGCAGCAACATGAACGCCAGTCAAGATAACTGACGCTAGTGCTAGTCCAGGGAGTCCATAATGGTCCCATAACCGATTAGCCCATTGTCTGCGTTTGGACGGCTCAGATGAACCGTCTGTGTCTGATGATTGTGATCCCCATAAGGATTTGACCTGGGAACAGAACAAAATAACAATATAGACTGACAGGACATTCCCAAGGAATGCAAATATTGCTACAGCGGTTGGATTAATTCCAAGAGCAATGCCTGCGGGGATCACCAGTGCAATTTCAATCCATGGAATCGCCGCCAGAATGGCTACAAGTAAGTACTGAACACCCCCGTCATAATCTTGCAGTATATCCGTGACAACCCCGTTTTCTGTGAAGAGCGGAATTCCTATTGTATGCAACTCATTATTGGAGATTTCAGGGACAGATGTAATTGGTACCAAGAAAGCGCTAATAATCACCGGCAGGAATAGACATCTTACAGTCTTCGGCACTCGGCTTGTTCGCATGCTTTGTATGTTTGCTGGTAGGGAAGCATGGATGTAGTGGCTTTTGAATACTGGTAAGCTTTCTTTGAGGAAGCCCGTTATGAACCGGCTCATTGCGTTTTAGGTCAAACACACAGGAAGCTTAACCTGTCTTGGTCCTCATAAACGAATATGGATATATCGTTGTATGAATCTTTAGATGGTCAAACAGCGCTGGTAACTGGTGCAACGAGAGGGATTGGAAAAATAATTGCCGAAAACCTTGCTGATCTAGGCGCGACTGTCTATGCCGGAGCCCGTGATCCAGATGATATTGTTGCGTCTACACAACGTCCAGTGCAACTAGATGTCACAGTCAACAAGGATGTTAAAACAGCCATCGATGTGGTCAAAGAAGAGGAAGGTGCCCTCGATATTTTAGTTAACAATGCCGGTATATCTCCGGGATTAGGGCCGTTACACACAATTGATTTTGATGAATTTGAACGGACCATGGCGGTGAATCTCCGTGGGCCAACACTTCTCTGTAAACATGCCCTTCCACTACTATTGAATAACAGAGGGGGTCGAGTTGTCAACCTGTCTTCTGGATTGGCACAATACACAACAGATGAACTAGACGGAGGCAAGCCTGCCTATCGAATATCAAAGATTGGACTTGGCGGCCTCACTGCCTATCTTCATGCAGAGTACAACGAGCAAGGCTTGATAGCTAATGCTGTAAGTCCAGGCTGGGTTCGAACTGATATGGGAGGTGAAGCGGCACCACGATCACCAGAGAAAGGCGCTGAGACCCCAACATGGCTTGCTCGCTTTAAGCCTGGGGGTCCAAGCGGTAAATTCTGGAAAGATAAAGATGAGCGCCCATGGTGACCTGAGCAAGGTCAGCTAGCATATATTTGACAGCTCAAAAAGATTCGACTAAAGAACCAATACCGATGCCAAAAGCGTTACTGTAACAAAAACAGCAACGGCTGCCATCCCGTACGTAAGAAGACCATATTCTTCAGGATATTGCTCTTCCTCAGGTTTCCACAGTCGAACCCCTCCAATGCCCAAGATGGCAAGTCCCCCAGCGAACTGCACCAGTGAATTTAGCTCAAATGAAATTCCATAGAAGAGGGCATATTGGGCCATAATCACGAGTCCGATATACACAAAACAATATGTCACAAACCGGGCTGCTTGCATACACGGTGGATAGTAAAGTAAACAGATAACATTACTGATCAAGCCTGTCGACTGGGCCTTATGATGAGAACCTCTGGCGTCAGCTAAGGAGGAGTCAACGTACTTGATTAGAGACTGTCGTATGGGCCTTCTTTTGCCTCTGTTAGTCGACGGACCTGGTCTGTGGATAAGTCAATCTGTGTTGCCTGAAGATTCTCTTTAAGTTGCTCGACCGTTCGTGCACCAATGATTGGGGCGGTTACTCCATCTCGGTGCATGAGCCATGCAAGTGCAACCCGGGCGGGGGTAGAACTTACTTCATCCGCAACCTGATCAAGTACATCATGAACTGCAAAGCTTTGCTCAGTTAAGTATGATTCTTGGAATCGACTTGATTGTCCTGCTTTTGATGATTCTGGAACCTGCTGTGACCGATCATATTTCCCTGTCAAGAACCCTTGTGCAAGTGGGCTCCATGGGCAAACAGCAAGGTTACACCTATGTGCGAATTCAAGGTAATTCCCCTCAATCTCCCTGTCGATCAAGTTATACCGAGGCTGTAGCACGGTAAACGGCTCCCAGCCACGTTCTTGAGCAATTGCATTTGCTCTAGCGACTTTCCAAGCATTCGGACGAAGTGTTGAAGCACCAAGATAGTGTACACGGCCTGATTCTACCAGCCCATTAAGTGTCTTCATTAGCTCTTCTGCTGAGGTCAGATCATCCCATCGGTGGATATATAGAACATCCACATAATCAGTTTGAAGTCGGTCAAGTAGTCGATCAATTCGGTGACGAATATTCTTTCGGTTTGTTCCTCGACTATTTGGATCTCCGTCACGAGTTTGCCAGTAAATTTTTGAAGCGATCGTAAACCGCTCCCGGTCTTGGTCTTCGAGCCACCGTCCTATCCATTTCTCGCAGTCTCCCCCTCCATAGATGTCTGCCGTGTCAATATATCGGCCCCCGGCGTTGGCATATGCGTCAAGCAATTCGTACGCTTGGTCTTCTGAGATTTCTGTTTCTCCAGTTTCAGTTGTGCGTCCAAAGCGCCATGTTCCAAACTGCAACTCGCTGGTCTTAATTCCAGTTCGTCCAAGCTGTACGAAGTCAAGTGAAATATTTGACATTGTAGTGTCCATCATCGTTGTTTTGAGCGAAGCGCGGAAAACGGTTCTGTATACCACATCTCATAATTTACCATTCATCTAAATTTCATGTTATCATGTCTCTCGGATGTATTATCCGGCTGGACCTCCTATATAGATATATGAGTGAAGAATCTACTCGGCGGGCCCTTCGGATGCCCGACGATGACGAAATATTTGGCACTGTAACACGACATGATGGCGGCAACCATGTCCGAGTAAAATGTGAAGACGGTGAAGACCGACTAGGGCGGATCCCTGGTCGAATGAAGTACCGTGTTTGGATCGACGAGGGCGATGTCGTGCTCGTCAAACCATGGGATTGGCAAGATGAAAAGGCGGATATTGAATGGCGGTACTCCGAACAGGACGCCGATCAACTCCGAGCAGAAGGCCACATTTAAACTGGAGTATCCTACGTCTTCGCAGTATTAGTCTCTATCTCTTTATACAACTACGCTCAAGAGAGTGAATCTTATACATCGACAAAACAAGTACAACTATGTCTATTCCGATAGATCCTCGTCAGATCGATCCTGATGACTACGGTGAGAAACAAATTATTCTTGATATGGGGCATGATGAGGCGATTGAACTAGTGCGATCCATCTGTGATGAATGTGGATTCGGTATTCCTGTCGAGTTTTCTCCA
This portion of the Salinarchaeum sp. IM2453 genome encodes:
- a CDS encoding small multi-drug export protein, producing MSRFITGFLKESLPVFKSHYIHASLPANIQSMRTSRVPKTVRCLFLPVIISAFLVPITSVPEISNNELHTIGIPLFTENGVVTDILQDYDGGVQYLLVAILAAIPWIEIALVIPAGIALGINPTAVAIFAFLGNVLSVYIVILFCSQVKSLWGSQSSDTDGSSEPSKRRQWANRLWDHYGLPGLALASVILTGVHVAALIALAIGSAKRAVAVWMTISIAIWTVGLTAATYYGIEGIQILLD
- a CDS encoding SDR family NAD(P)-dependent oxidoreductase encodes the protein MDISLYESLDGQTALVTGATRGIGKIIAENLADLGATVYAGARDPDDIVASTQRPVQLDVTVNKDVKTAIDVVKEEEGALDILVNNAGISPGLGPLHTIDFDEFERTMAVNLRGPTLLCKHALPLLLNNRGGRVVNLSSGLAQYTTDELDGGKPAYRISKIGLGGLTAYLHAEYNEQGLIANAVSPGWVRTDMGGEAAPRSPEKGAETPTWLARFKPGGPSGKFWKDKDERPW
- a CDS encoding aldo/keto reductase, whose product is MDTTMSNISLDFVQLGRTGIKTSELQFGTWRFGRTTETGETEISEDQAYELLDAYANAGGRYIDTADIYGGGDCEKWIGRWLEDQDRERFTIASKIYWQTRDGDPNSRGTNRKNIRHRIDRLLDRLQTDYVDVLYIHRWDDLTSAEELMKTLNGLVESGRVHYLGASTLRPNAWKVARANAIAQERGWEPFTVLQPRYNLIDREIEGNYLEFAHRCNLAVCPWSPLAQGFLTGKYDRSQQVPESSKAGQSSRFQESYLTEQSFAVHDVLDQVADEVSSTPARVALAWLMHRDGVTAPIIGARTVEQLKENLQATQIDLSTDQVRRLTEAKEGPYDSL
- the eif1A gene encoding translation initiation factor eIF-1A, with translation MSEESTRRALRMPDDDEIFGTVTRHDGGNHVRVKCEDGEDRLGRIPGRMKYRVWIDEGDVVLVKPWDWQDEKADIEWRYSEQDADQLRAEGHI